The following nucleotide sequence is from Cellvibrio sp. PSBB006.
CCGAACTTATGATTGACGATTCCGAAAAACTTTTGCCAACTCATACAAGGTGCTCCGATGTTTTAATTCAGTGTTTTATAGGTGGATTGGACCACAGCCTCTGCCGTGGAAGAAATCCCCGTGCTGTAGCTACTGACGCGGAAAAATTCAGGTTCGGGAACATCCTCCATACTACCCACACCAATTCCGCTGCTATCCGCTCCCGCTATTTTCCCTATAGGAGTAATAATCCGTTCTATTACATAGCGGGGTGTACCAACCTGTTCAATTTCAGGTGCAGCAATAGAACTACCCTCAGCTACCCAATCATCCGCATCCCAATCCTGTATAGGGGCTTTGGTTGAGGTCGGCAGCTGCAAGTCAGTCCATAATCCATCGCCGTTAAATGCTGACGTTTTTGATACCGAATTTATTGTCGACTCACCCACTCGAAGCCCCGCTTCAGCCCCTTGAAATGACAAATTCATGTCTCGCATATTACCCGCCATAATTTCCTGCATGCCACTACCTCGTACCGCAGCAAGTCCCACGATAGTAATCAGCAGCACCATAATTAATCCAACGATTAGTACTGCTCCACGCTCTTTTTTTAAGGCGCACTGTTTAATAAAAAGATGGCTTTTCATTCACATACTCTCTGTTGAAACTTATTGCATATTGCTTCGAATCGCAATGGTGTTTAAAAACACTTGCCGCAACCGCAGGTCAGGTGCTGTTACCTCGGCACCAGC
It contains:
- a CDS encoding PilX N-terminal domain-containing pilus assembly protein, encoding MKSHLFIKQCALKKERGAVLIVGLIMVLLITIVGLAAVRGSGMQEIMAGNMRDMNLSFQGAEAGLRVGESTINSVSKTSAFNGDGLWTDLQLPTSTKAPIQDWDADDWVAEGSSIAAPEIEQVGTPRYVIERIITPIGKIAGADSSGIGVGSMEDVPEPEFFRVSSYSTGISSTAEAVVQSTYKTLN